The genomic stretch TCGCTACGGGCCTGCTCGCTGGCGCCGGCATTGGCCAGCCGGGCAATGCCGGCCAGCAACTCACTGGCCCCCTCGTGCTTGTGCTCGCGGGCTGGCGCTGGCTTGGCCGCCACCGGCAGGACACGCAGCGGGCGCAGCGAACGAGGCAACGCCACGCTGGGCTGGGGATAAACCGGTGCGGGTAAAGTCGTGAACGTACGCTTGGCGGGTTGGGCAGGTGCCGCAGCCAAGGGGGCGCTGTCGCCTTCGTGACGCACATAGGCAAACGACTGGGCGATCCCCAGCGGACGCATACCCATGCGTGCCAACAAGCTGCCTTCTGCCGGGCCGATAAACAGCACACCCTGCGGATGCAGCAAGCGCTTGAGCACTTCGAACACACGCTGTTGGGTCGCTACGTCGAAATAGATCAACAGATTGCGACAGAACACGAAGTCATACAGGCCGTCGCGGCTGGCCAGCGCCGGGTCAAGCACATTGCCCACCCGCAGGCTGACTTGCTGGCGTACCCGTTCATGCAGGCGGTGGCCTTCGCCCAGAGCATCGAAGTAACGATCGCGAAAGCACAGTTCGCTACCACGGAACGCATTGCGCCCATAAACCGCCTGCCCAGCCTTGGCAACCGAACTGGGGCTGATGTCCATTCCATCAACAAGGAATGCCCCTGGCGCCATGCCGGCGTCAAACAAGGCCATGGCCAGCGAATAGGGCTCTTCGCCGGTAGAACACGGCAGGCTGAGCAAGCGCAACGGACGCGCGCCAGCCAGTTGAGCCAGCCGTTTATGGGCCAGGCTGGCCAGCGCTTTGAAGGATTCGGGGTACCGGAAAAACCAGGTTTCCGGGACGATCACCGCTTCGATCAGCGCCTGTTGCTCATCTGCCGACTGCTGCAGGCGCAGCCAGTAATCGTCCAGGTCCATCGCGCCCGCAGCCACGCAACGTTGACGCAGCGCGCGTTCGACCATGGGCGCGCCCACCGACTCCACGTCCAGGCCAATACGCTCGCGCAAGAAGCGGAAGAAACGCTGTTCGTTCATGTGGGCATCCCTGTCGGGTATTGCGTGTACAGCAATGCGTGCACGGTGTCGGGCAGCAGGTCATTGACTTCGATGCGCTGCAGCAGGCCCTGGGCATCCTGGCGCACTGGGCCCAGATAAGGCGCTTCGCCTGTGTCCACCCCATAGGGCTGGAACTCGTCGGGTTGGCAACGCAGGGTTTCGGTGGCCTGCTCCAGGATCAGGCCCAGCTGCAGGCTGCCTCGGTAGCGCACCAGCACCAAGCGGGTGCTGGTGCGTTGCACCGCCGGCTGGCCGAAGCTCAGGGCGGCAAGGTCGATCACCGGTACCAACTGGCCACGATGGGCGAGGATACCCGCCACCCAGGCAGGTGCCTGGGCGATCGGCTTGAGCGGCTGACGGGGCAGCACTTCGACCACCTCGTGCACGCTCAGGGCAAACCGCTGCTCTCTGATGCGAAACTGTAGGTACAACACCCCTTTGGTGTTCTCCGCCCCCGCGCTGCGCAGTTGCAAGTCGTTCATCGCGGTCAGACTTTGAAACGCGACACGCCGCCACGCAGGCCCGCGGCCACCTGGCTCAGCTCATCGATGGCATAGCTGGCCTGGCGCAACGACTCGACAGTCTGGGTGCTGGCATCGCTGAGCTGGGCCAGCGCCTGGTTGATCTGCTCGGCACCGGTGGCCTGGGCCTGCATGCCTTCGTTGACCATCAATACGCGCGGCGCCAAGGCCTGCACCTGGTGAATGATCTGGCTGAGTTGTTCGCCCACCTGCTGCACCTCGAACATGCCGCGGCGCACTTCTTCGGAGAACTTGTCCATCCCCATGACACCGGCCGACACTGCCGACTGGATCTCGCGCACCATCTGCTCGATGTCATAGGTGGCCACGGCGGTCTGGTCGGCCAGGCGGCGCACTTCGGTAGCGACCACGGCAAAGCCGCGGCCATATTCGCCGGCCTTTTCCGCTTCGATGGCGGCGTTGAGCGACAGCAGATTGGTCTGGTCGGCAACCTTGACGATGGTTACCACCATCTGGGTGATGTTGCTGGCTTTCTCGTTGAGGATACCGAGCTTGGCATTGACCAGGTCGGCAGCGCCCATCACCTGGTGCATGGTCTCTTCCATGCGTGCCAGGCCCTGCTGCCCGGAGCCTGCCAGGCTGGATGCCTGATCAGCAGCCGTAGTCACTTCGGTCATGGTGCGCACCAGGTCCCGCGAAGTGGCGGCGATCTCCCGCGAGGTAGCGCCGATTTCGGTGGTGGTGGCGGCTGTTTCAGTGGCGGTGGCCTGCTGCTGCTTGGACGTGGCGGCAATTTCGGTGACCGAAGTGGTCACCTGCACCGACGAGCGTTGGGCCTGGGCCACAAGGTTGGCCAATGCCTCGGCCATTTCGTTGAAGCCGCTTTCGATGGCACCGAATTCGTCCTTGCGATCCAGGCTCAGGCGCATGCTCAGGTCACCGGAGCGCAGTTTGTCGAGGGCATGCACAATACGCTGCATGGGCGCCGTGATAGCGCGCATCAGCAGCAGGCCGCAGATGCCGGCAGCGACGATTGCCAGCAACAGCGAAACCAACATGCTGCCCTTGGCCGTGTTGACGGCATTGACGATCTCGTTGGTGGCGGCACCGGCAG from Pseudomonas putida encodes the following:
- a CDS encoding tetratricopeptide repeat protein, encoding MNEQRFFRFLRERIGLDVESVGAPMVERALRQRCVAAGAMDLDDYWLRLQQSADEQQALIEAVIVPETWFFRYPESFKALASLAHKRLAQLAGARPLRLLSLPCSTGEEPYSLAMALFDAGMAPGAFLVDGMDISPSSVAKAGQAVYGRNAFRGSELCFRDRYFDALGEGHRLHERVRQQVSLRVGNVLDPALASRDGLYDFVFCRNLLIYFDVATQQRVFEVLKRLLHPQGVLFIGPAEGSLLARMGMRPLGIAQSFAYVRHEGDSAPLAAAPAQPAKRTFTTLPAPVYPQPSVALPRSLRPLRVLPVAAKPAPAREHKHEGASELLAGIARLANAGASEQARSECQRYLSQYPPSAQVYYWLGLLSDTEGDAQQALSHYRKALYLEPQHPEALVHLAALLAAQGDLAGARRLQERAARAGRESER
- a CDS encoding chemotaxis protein CheW; amino-acid sequence: MNDLQLRSAGAENTKGVLYLQFRIREQRFALSVHEVVEVLPRQPLKPIAQAPAWVAGILAHRGQLVPVIDLAALSFGQPAVQRTSTRLVLVRYRGSLQLGLILEQATETLRCQPDEFQPYGVDTGEAPYLGPVRQDAQGLLQRIEVNDLLPDTVHALLYTQYPTGMPT
- a CDS encoding HAMP domain-containing protein, which translates into the protein MKNWTLRQRILASFAVIIAIMLLMIVAAYSRLVTIETAEEAVGTDSIPGVYYSSMIRSAWVDSYVTSQQLVGLSNHREITSADLELFRNFDNRLKQFMASYQTTIQDKDDQARFDSFVQLEENYLKIVNQVLDAYGQHNYDEAQRLINEVLTPAWMDGREHLNDVIENNRASAGAATNEIVNAVNTAKGSMLVSLLLAIVAAGICGLLLMRAITAPMQRIVHALDKLRSGDLSMRLSLDRKDEFGAIESGFNEMAEALANLVAQAQRSSVQVTTSVTEIAATSKQQQATATETAATTTEIGATSREIAATSRDLVRTMTEVTTAADQASSLAGSGQQGLARMEETMHQVMGAADLVNAKLGILNEKASNITQMVVTIVKVADQTNLLSLNAAIEAEKAGEYGRGFAVVATEVRRLADQTAVATYDIEQMVREIQSAVSAGVMGMDKFSEEVRRGMFEVQQVGEQLSQIIHQVQALAPRVLMVNEGMQAQATGAEQINQALAQLSDASTQTVESLRQASYAIDELSQVAAGLRGGVSRFKV